Genomic segment of Thamnophis elegans isolate rThaEle1 chromosome 17, rThaEle1.pri, whole genome shotgun sequence:
ctctctccatcataccttccttcctccccccatctctatatctgtctgtctgtctgtctgtctgtctgtctatctatctatctatctatctatctatctatctaatcaatttttcctgctctctctccatcataccttccttcctcccccatctctatatctgtctgtctgtctatctatctatctatctatctatctatctatctatatcaatttTTTTCTGCTCTCTCTTTTTCCATCATACCTGCCTTCCTCCccgctatctctatctctttatctctctctctctctctctctctctctctctccctccctctctccccgctctccctccctcccttacatctatatatatatatcttatgtgtctctgtctatcatctctctgtccgtccatctatctaatctctagaTGTTTATCCTAAGCGtgtttaaactcagttactgatgCCTCTGACCCACTAACTTCTAGTGGAGGTTAAACACGCTTGGGATAAAGGCATGTTTGATGTGCCCAACTGCCATTTTTCTgcggtttatttcatttttatggcGGTGGCTCCTTGTAAAGGCTTCTTGTTCTCTTGTGTCAGGAGCTGCGGAAAAAACTCTTCAAGCGGCGCCGTGTCCTGagcaaggagaagagaaagaaacacCGGATTGTGGGAGCTGTGGTGGATGAAGATCTTATCACCGTGCATCACCTGAAAAAGCGATCGTGAGTCGTGTTCGCTTTGGTTGGTTGTTTATTTCTGGGGAAGAAAAATGTGCAAGCCAATGAAATGCTGTAATACAAAACTCTCAAGTTATCTTTCTgacctggggaatcctgggagttgaagtccacccatcttaaaggctgctgcctggggattctgggagttgaagtccatccctcaaaatatgctggttggggaattctgggaatcgaagtctaCCCACATTAAAGTTGGTGAGGCTGAGAAGCAGTGATTtagaagaacatttttttcccctaaattcCCGAATTGACCTCAAAATATTTCTTCTCTATTTGTAATTACCTTCTTCTCTTCCAGATCTAGTTCGCGGGCAAATATTACTCTCtcgggaaagaagaagaggaaactgCTGAAACAAATTCGTCACGCCACTAAGGCAAAAGCAGAAATGCAGGGTAAATTTTCTTCTCTCTAGTTGGAGAAAAGAATGTGGCCTTGCATCGTTCATAGAAGATGGAAGATAGAAGTGTTCTGTTCTTCTCTCTTGTGATCAACGCTTAATGGTTGCCTTTAAAGCAATTCAGAAGATTCTTTAATTTTGTTATACTTCCTTTTTTCTTGTGATAGTAGAGTAGTGTGAGatgcaggaataaaaataaatctctttGATTCTGGAGTTTATAAAGGGCTACGTAGATTGAGGAGAATTGGATAATAAAACAACAGAGAAGTAAGGAAGAATAAACACACAAGGAAACATGGGATGGCTAAGAACAAATTCTAAACTGTCACGATGTTTTGCCacctgtgcttatattctaagacatacagTAGACTGATTCTTCTCTGTAAGCCCACTACGCATGTCCCTtttgcctttctctttctgtttgcctGCCATGAGGTGGTAGGCTAGAAattttaccagaatgtagttattagccagtaagtttgttatttattttacaataaaaatgtgttttcttagaatcta
This window contains:
- the LOC116519968 gene encoding LOW QUALITY PROTEIN: uncharacterized protein C11orf98-like (The sequence of the model RefSeq protein was modified relative to this genomic sequence to represent the inferred CDS: deleted 2 bases in 1 codon); translation: MVAPSGKINRPRTELRKKLFKRRRVLSKEKRKKHRIVGAVVDEDLITVHHLKKRSSSSRANITLSGKKKRKLLKQIRHATKAKAEMQVDVSPARGGKKKKKKEEVTKDCPDVEMVAADVTPGLES